The genome window GAAGAAGGCGCAATTAAAGTTATTCGTAAAGCACAAGTTCCGGTAGTTCCGATTTATTTTCATGCTAAGAACAGTAAACTATTTTACTTCTTATCAAAAATCGACGACACACTTAGAACTGCAAAATTACCAAGCGAATTATTAACACAAAAAGACAGAGTAATTAAAGTTCGTATTGGAAAACCGATTTCGGTTGCCGAACAAAACGAATACCAAGATATTGAAAGTTATGGTGAATTCTTAAGAAAGAAAACTTACATGCTTTCAAATGTTTTTGAAGATGAAAGTAAAATTAATTTACCAAAATTAACGATACCAAAACCTCCAAAACAAATTGCAAAACCGGCTAATCACGAGCAAATTCTTGAGGAAATGGCTTGCTTAAAAAAAGGTGATTACCGATTATTACAAAGTAAAAATTATGAAGTTTACTTCGTAACTGCTGATAAAATTCCAAATATCTTACATGAAATTGGTCGTTTACGAGAAATTACGTTTAGAGAAGTTGGAGAAGGAACCAACGAATCGTTAGATCTTGATGATTACGATAAATATTATCATCACATGTTTTTATGGGATGATGAAGCGCAATGTATTGCAGGAGCTTATAGAATGGGATTAGGTTCGCACATTTATCCACAACACGGAATTGATGGTTTCTATTTACACGAATTGTTCCGTTTTGAACCAGAATTATATGATATGATGAGTAAATCTATCGAAATGGGTAGAGCTTTCATCATTAAGGAATACCAACAAAAACCAATGCCTTTGTTCTTATTATGGAAAGGAATTGTTCATACAACCTTACATTATCCGGAACATAAATATTTAATTGGTGGTGTAAGTATTAGTAATCAATTCTCAGATTTTTCTAAATCGTTGATGATTGAATTTATGAAGTCGCACTATTACGATCCATATATTGCGCAATACGTTCACCCTAAAAAAGAATACAAAGTAAAACTGAAAGACGCAGATAAAGATTTCGTATTTAACGAAACTGAAGCTGACTTAAATAAGTTTGACAAAATAATTGATGAAGTAGAACCAGGAAATTTACGTTTGCCTGTTTTAATTAAAAAATACATCAAACAAAACGCTAGAGTAGTTGCTTTTAATGTAGATCCATTGTTTAATAATTCGGTAGACGGATTAATGTATATTAAAATTGCCGATTTACCAGAAAGCACAGTAAAACCAGTAATGGAAGAATTTCAAGCAGAATTGGAAAGAAAAGAAAAAGGCTAATCGATTGATTAGCCTTTTTTATTTTGTTTTCAGAATTATTCATTCTCTATTTTCTCAACTTTTTCTTTAAACTCTTCCCAAGCTTCTTTTGTTAAAATCGGTTTCGATTTTATTTTTTTATCTTTTAAGTACTTCAAAATAGTTTTGGCTCTCGCTTCTGATTCAGGATGCGTAGAAACCCAATACGTGTATTTATGCAATTCGTTATCTAAAGATAATTCGTAAAGAAAATCAGCAAATGGACGCGGATCGATATTGGCCTTAAGCATGTATTTTACGCTTTCCATATCAGCTTCCGTTTCTAAACTTCTATCGTAAGCGGATGACGAAAGTGTTTTTAAAATTTCGCTTAAAACCGCACCATTAGAACCTGTTGTAATCGATAATAAGACCGAAAGTCCAATTTCTTTAGACAGTTTTTTCATTACGTGTTTGTTTTCGATATGGGCAATCTCGTGACCTAAAACACCTAATAACGCTTGTTCGTTTTTACACGCTTTAATCAATCCAGTGTAAACCACTAAATGATTATCTGGCATAGCAAAAGCATTTACTTCATCTTTATCAATGATGTGAACTTTCAAACTGTCTCTTTCGATGTCATTTTCTTTACAAATTGGCAGTAATAATGAATCCAAAGTGTTCACAATTGAATCATTAAAAATAATGGTTTCTGAATCTTCAATTTCTTGCCAAATAATATCGCCAAGTGTTTTTTCAGTTCCAGTTCTGGCTTCTTTTACTTTAAAATATTTTACAAAATTAATTTGCGACAACAACATCCAAACACCAAAAAATAGTGCTACAATAACCAGTCCTTTACTTAATACTTTCATTTGTCTTACAAATTAAATTAGTTACATCTCCAAAAAAGAAAAATTCTGTGTGCTCACCTCTTCTTACTTTAGTTGCTATAATTAATGTTGAGATAAACTCAAGTAAATTAAAAAACACTAATGTAATAATATAAGCAAAGTAATAATTGGTTACTTTTTCATCATAAAACAAGATTGAAACTGTCCACCAAAATCCGGCACTATTAAAGAAAAACAAGCCCAATTGCGACACCAATGCTTGTGTACAGTGCCATTTTACGAAAGGCGTACTTTTTCTATTTCCTAAGTAGAAAAACACACTTGCCATTAAATTTAAAATAGGTAAAGGCAAACCACCAATAACGGCAACCAATGACATCAAATAACTGTTTGATGCACGCTCTAATTCCGATTCGTGAGGTTTATAATTAAATTTTTTTGTTGTAATCATAGATTTTTTTTAATGTTCCAAATCCAATTAGCAATAACTAAAACGATTAATACAATAGCTACTTTTCGCTTTCTTAA of Flavobacterium channae contains these proteins:
- a CDS encoding M48 family metallopeptidase, giving the protein MKVLSKGLVIVALFFGVWMLLSQINFVKYFKVKEARTGTEKTLGDIIWQEIEDSETIIFNDSIVNTLDSLLLPICKENDIERDSLKVHIIDKDEVNAFAMPDNHLVVYTGLIKACKNEQALLGVLGHEIAHIENKHVMKKLSKEIGLSVLLSITTGSNGAVLSEILKTLSSSAYDRSLETEADMESVKYMLKANIDPRPFADFLYELSLDNELHKYTYWVSTHPESEARAKTILKYLKDKKIKSKPILTKEAWEEFKEKVEKIENE
- a CDS encoding DUF4870 domain-containing protein produces the protein MITTKKFNYKPHESELERASNSYLMSLVAVIGGLPLPILNLMASVFFYLGNRKSTPFVKWHCTQALVSQLGLFFFNSAGFWWTVSILFYDEKVTNYYFAYIITLVFFNLLEFISTLIIATKVRRGEHTEFFFFGDVTNLICKTNESIK
- a CDS encoding GNAT family N-acyltransferase, with product MGLVTAKEVAKAINADKYGVFGTFSGWLLMKVLKISTMNKIYDRNKHLSELEFLNAILDEFQIKFEIPEEDLKRLPKDGAYITISNHPLGGIDGILLLKLMLEREPNFKIIANFLLHRIEPMKPYIMPVNPFENHKDAKSSVVGIKETLRHLSDGKPLGMFPAGEVSTYKDGKIVVDKPWEEGAIKVIRKAQVPVVPIYFHAKNSKLFYFLSKIDDTLRTAKLPSELLTQKDRVIKVRIGKPISVAEQNEYQDIESYGEFLRKKTYMLSNVFEDESKINLPKLTIPKPPKQIAKPANHEQILEEMACLKKGDYRLLQSKNYEVYFVTADKIPNILHEIGRLREITFREVGEGTNESLDLDDYDKYYHHMFLWDDEAQCIAGAYRMGLGSHIYPQHGIDGFYLHELFRFEPELYDMMSKSIEMGRAFIIKEYQQKPMPLFLLWKGIVHTTLHYPEHKYLIGGVSISNQFSDFSKSLMIEFMKSHYYDPYIAQYVHPKKEYKVKLKDADKDFVFNETEADLNKFDKIIDEVEPGNLRLPVLIKKYIKQNARVVAFNVDPLFNNSVDGLMYIKIADLPESTVKPVMEEFQAELERKEKG